A genomic segment from Streptomyces antibioticus encodes:
- a CDS encoding YihY/virulence factor BrkB family protein: MARTLKGPTDLPKHSWGAALKGTLKEFKKDELTDRAAALTYYSILALFPALLALVSVLGLTGESATRAVLDNIQKLAPGPAQDILRGAVQQMQGRGGLGSVMAVVGVVLAVWSASGYVAAFIRSANAVYDLPEGRPVWKVLPVRVGVTVVLMVLAVFSALIVVFTGSLARQAGSTLGAGDTFLTVWSYAKWPVLVVLVTLMIALLYWATPNAKVRGFRWLTPGSFLALVIWMAASAGFALYVANFASYNKTYGTLAGVIVFLVWLWITNLAILLGLEFDAELVRQRAVAGGRPADEEPYVEPRDTRTWDDEDRRRLGG, from the coding sequence ATGGCACGGACACTCAAGGGGCCGACCGACCTGCCCAAGCACTCCTGGGGCGCGGCCCTGAAGGGCACGCTGAAGGAGTTCAAGAAGGACGAGCTGACCGACCGGGCCGCCGCCCTGACCTACTACTCGATCCTCGCCCTGTTCCCGGCGCTGCTCGCGCTGGTGTCGGTGCTGGGTCTGACCGGCGAGTCGGCGACCCGGGCGGTGCTGGACAACATCCAGAAGCTGGCTCCGGGGCCCGCGCAGGACATCCTGCGCGGCGCCGTGCAGCAGATGCAGGGCCGGGGCGGTCTGGGCTCGGTCATGGCCGTCGTGGGCGTGGTGCTCGCGGTGTGGTCGGCGTCGGGCTATGTCGCCGCGTTCATCCGCAGCGCCAACGCGGTCTACGACCTCCCCGAGGGCCGTCCGGTGTGGAAGGTGCTGCCGGTGCGGGTCGGGGTGACCGTCGTGCTGATGGTGCTGGCCGTGTTCAGCGCGCTGATCGTGGTGTTCACGGGCAGTCTCGCCCGGCAGGCCGGCAGCACGCTCGGGGCCGGTGACACGTTCCTGACCGTGTGGTCGTACGCGAAGTGGCCGGTCCTGGTCGTCCTGGTCACGCTGATGATCGCGCTGCTGTACTGGGCGACCCCCAACGCCAAGGTCCGCGGCTTCCGCTGGCTCACGCCGGGCAGCTTCCTGGCGCTGGTGATCTGGATGGCCGCGTCGGCCGGCTTCGCGCTCTACGTGGCGAACTTCGCCTCCTACAACAAGACCTACGGCACCCTCGCCGGCGTGATCGTCTTCCTGGTCTGGCTGTGGATCACCAATCTGGCGATCCTGCTCGGCCTGGAGTTCGACGCCGAACTGGTGCGTCAGCGCGCCGTCGCCGGGGGCCGGCCGGCCGACGAGGAACCGTACGTCGAGCCGCGTGACACGAGGACGTGGGACGACGAGGACCGGCGCCGGCTCGGCGGATGA
- a CDS encoding glycerol-3-phosphate dehydrogenase/oxidase, whose product MSPTSPMSHSSTAPSAGPAPGSSLTAARRRADLERAVGGPAVDVLVVGLGATGAGAALDAAARGLSVIAVDAHDLAFGTSRWSSKLIHGGLRYLASAQLDVAHESARERGVLMERTAPHLVRAQPFVLPLTPLVSRPQAALAWAGFRAGDTLRLAARTARATLPAPRRLSAAETRHLAPALRSAGLRGGLLSWDGRVTDDARLVTAVARTAAAHGARILTRVRALELTRSGARVRDELTGEEGEIRARAVINASGVWAGGLVDGVRIRPSRGTHLVLRTARLGALPAGLHIPIPGETNRFVLVLPQGDGRTYVGLTDEPVGDDIPDVPEAPETDIGFLLDVLGSALDIPVHRDDVVGAFAGLRPLLDTGGAAGSGAPGGTADISRRHAVLTSSEGVITVVGGKLTTYRRMAEDAVDTAAAVHGLTSRPSPTASLPLIGAASPQVLGALRAPRRLVHRYGTEAPAVHALAAADPDLAAPVLDGHPVTRAELLWAVRHEGALDPADLLDRRTRIGLVPEDRATALDIARGALEAEAAAT is encoded by the coding sequence ATGAGCCCCACGAGCCCCATGAGCCACAGCAGCACGGCCCCGTCCGCCGGCCCGGCTCCGGGCTCGTCCCTGACCGCCGCGCGCCGGCGCGCCGACCTCGAACGCGCCGTCGGCGGCCCGGCCGTGGACGTCCTGGTCGTCGGACTCGGCGCGACCGGCGCCGGGGCCGCCCTGGACGCCGCCGCGCGCGGTCTGTCGGTGATCGCCGTCGACGCCCACGACCTGGCCTTCGGCACCTCGCGCTGGAGCTCCAAGCTCATCCACGGCGGACTGCGCTACCTCGCCTCCGCCCAGCTCGACGTCGCCCACGAGAGCGCCCGCGAACGCGGCGTCCTGATGGAGCGCACCGCACCCCACCTGGTGCGCGCCCAGCCGTTCGTGCTGCCCCTGACCCCGCTGGTCTCCCGTCCCCAGGCGGCCCTGGCCTGGGCCGGTTTCCGGGCCGGCGACACCCTGCGCCTCGCCGCGCGCACCGCGCGCGCGACCCTGCCCGCGCCGCGCCGGCTGTCGGCGGCGGAGACCCGCCATCTCGCCCCCGCGCTGCGCTCCGCCGGGCTGCGCGGCGGCCTGCTGTCCTGGGACGGCCGGGTCACCGACGACGCCCGTCTGGTCACCGCCGTCGCGCGCACCGCCGCGGCCCACGGCGCCCGGATCCTCACCCGGGTACGGGCCCTGGAACTGACCCGTTCCGGCGCCCGCGTCCGCGACGAACTCACGGGCGAGGAGGGCGAGATCAGGGCCCGCGCCGTGATCAACGCCTCCGGGGTGTGGGCGGGCGGTCTGGTGGACGGCGTCCGCATCCGGCCCTCGCGCGGCACCCACCTCGTCCTGCGCACGGCACGGCTCGGCGCCCTCCCGGCCGGGCTGCACATCCCGATCCCCGGCGAGACCAACCGTTTCGTCCTCGTCCTGCCCCAGGGCGACGGCCGCACGTACGTCGGGCTCACCGACGAACCCGTCGGGGACGACATCCCCGACGTCCCCGAGGCGCCCGAGACCGACATCGGCTTCCTCCTCGACGTCCTGGGCTCGGCCCTCGACATCCCCGTCCACCGGGACGACGTGGTCGGCGCCTTCGCCGGACTGCGCCCCCTGCTGGACACCGGCGGGGCCGCGGGCTCCGGCGCGCCGGGCGGCACCGCCGACATCTCCCGCAGGCACGCGGTCCTCACCTCGTCCGAGGGCGTGATCACCGTGGTCGGCGGCAAGCTCACCACCTACCGGCGGATGGCCGAGGACGCCGTCGACACCGCCGCCGCCGTCCACGGCCTGACCTCACGCCCCTCCCCCACCGCGTCCCTGCCGCTGATCGGCGCCGCGTCACCGCAGGTCCTCGGCGCGCTCCGGGCACCCCGCCGTCTCGTCCACCGCTACGGCACCGAGGCCCCGGCCGTCCACGCGCTCGCCGCCGCGGACCCCGACCTCGCCGCACCCGTGCTCGACGGCCACCCCGTCACCCGGGCCGAACTCCTGTGGGCCGTCCGCCACGAGGGCGCCCTCGACCCCGCCGACCTCCTCGACCGGCGCACCCGCATCGGCCTGGTCCCCGAGGACCGCGCCACGGCACTGGACATCGCCCGGGGTGCGCTGGAGGCGGAGGCGGCTGCCACCTGA
- a CDS encoding DEAD/DEAH box helicase — protein sequence MARRFQKPNRRSSSPRPAATPSREFQLPVSTTPGLPAVEDFADLDMPAALLKTLTAQGVTTPFPIQAATLPNSLAGRDVLGRGRTGSGKTLAFGLALLARTAGLRAEPRAPLALVLVPTRELAQQVTDALTPYATAVNLRLATVVGGLSITKQAATLRRGAEVLVATPGRLNDLVERGDCVLDGIGITVLDEADQMTDMGFLPQITKLLRQVRPDGQRMLFSATLDRNIDRLVRDFLSDPVVHSVDPSAGAVTTMEHHVLHVLDETDKKAVTTRIAARDGRVILFLDTKRSADRLAKRLLSVGVRAAALHGGRSQPQRNRVLEQFKNGQVTALVATNVMARGIHVDDLELVVNVDPPTDHKDYLHRGGRTARAGGSGSVVTLVLPEQKRDVTRLMSDADITPRTARITSGDPALTTITGAREPSGVPVVIEVPAPPAAEAPLPGTGKRPNRRRRSRGAAGAEGASGAAAGGASGGRGRAGRPAAADGGGGRRASAGTTGGNGTRRTGRSASPDAPTAKPTGNATGTSPRGTGRRTASNPPANGTGRTGNPANGRGGRGRGRGRGTSSAA from the coding sequence ATGGCCCGCAGGTTCCAGAAGCCGAACCGTCGTTCCTCGTCGCCCCGGCCGGCCGCGACGCCGTCCAGGGAATTCCAGTTGCCGGTGAGCACGACCCCCGGCCTTCCCGCCGTCGAGGACTTCGCCGACCTGGACATGCCCGCGGCGCTGCTCAAGACCCTCACCGCGCAGGGGGTGACCACCCCCTTCCCCATCCAGGCCGCCACGCTGCCGAACTCGCTCGCGGGACGTGACGTGCTGGGGCGGGGGCGCACCGGGTCCGGCAAGACCCTCGCCTTCGGCCTGGCGCTCCTGGCCCGCACCGCCGGGCTGCGCGCGGAGCCCAGGGCGCCGCTCGCGCTCGTGCTGGTGCCCACCCGGGAACTCGCCCAGCAGGTGACCGACGCGCTGACCCCGTACGCGACGGCGGTGAACCTCCGGCTGGCCACCGTGGTCGGCGGGCTGTCCATCACCAAGCAGGCCGCCACGCTGCGGCGCGGCGCCGAGGTGCTGGTGGCGACGCCCGGCCGTCTCAACGACCTCGTGGAGCGCGGCGACTGCGTGCTCGACGGCATCGGCATCACGGTGCTGGACGAGGCCGACCAGATGACCGACATGGGCTTCCTGCCGCAGATCACCAAGCTGCTCCGGCAGGTGCGGCCCGACGGGCAGCGCATGCTGTTCTCGGCGACGCTGGACCGCAACATCGACCGTCTGGTCCGGGACTTCCTCTCCGACCCGGTCGTGCACTCCGTGGACCCGTCCGCCGGGGCGGTGACGACCATGGAGCACCATGTGCTGCACGTCCTGGACGAGACGGACAAGAAGGCGGTCACCACCCGCATCGCCGCGCGCGACGGGCGGGTCATCCTCTTCCTCGACACCAAGCGGTCCGCCGACCGGCTCGCCAAGCGGCTGCTGTCCGTCGGCGTCCGCGCGGCCGCGCTGCACGGCGGCCGTTCGCAGCCGCAGCGCAACCGTGTCCTGGAGCAGTTCAAGAACGGCCAGGTCACCGCGCTCGTCGCGACGAACGTCATGGCCCGCGGCATACACGTGGACGATCTCGAACTGGTCGTGAACGTCGACCCGCCCACCGATCACAAGGACTATCTGCACCGCGGCGGCCGTACGGCCCGCGCGGGCGGCTCGGGCAGCGTGGTCACGCTGGTCCTGCCGGAGCAGAAGCGGGACGTCACCCGGCTGATGTCGGACGCGGACATCACCCCGCGCACGGCCCGCATCACCTCCGGCGACCCGGCCCTGACCACGATCACCGGCGCCCGTGAGCCCTCGGGCGTCCCGGTCGTCATCGAGGTCCCCGCTCCCCCGGCGGCGGAGGCTCCCCTCCCCGGCACGGGCAAGCGCCCCAACCGCCGGCGCCGTTCGCGTGGCGCGGCGGGTGCGGAGGGCGCGTCCGGGGCCGCGGCCGGCGGTGCCTCCGGCGGCCGCGGCCGCGCCGGTCGGCCCGCCGCCGCGGACGGTGGCGGCGGCCGCCGCGCCTCGGCGGGCACGACGGGCGGCAACGGCACCCGGCGAACGGGACGCTCCGCGTCCCCCGACGCGCCCACCGCCAAGCCGACGGGCAACGCGACCGGCACGAGCCCCCGGGGCACGGGCCGCCGCACGGCCTCCAACCCGCCCGCCAACGGCACCGGCCGCACCGGCAACCCCGCCAACGGCCGCGGCGGCCGGGGCCGGGGGCGAGGCCGCGGCACTTCGTCCGCCGCGTAG
- a CDS encoding plasmid stabilization protein yields the protein MPAGSNAKRERQYEHIRKSAEDRGEPAGRAKEIAARTVNKERARSGESKTASKTSTRDPKSAYRRGGERSHSGAQGPTRDQLYEEARKRDIHGRSSMSKQQLADALGR from the coding sequence ATGCCTGCCGGATCGAACGCGAAGCGCGAGCGACAGTACGAGCACATCAGGAAGAGCGCCGAGGACCGCGGAGAGCCGGCCGGGCGCGCCAAGGAGATCGCGGCTCGCACGGTCAACAAGGAGCGGGCGAGGTCGGGCGAGTCGAAGACCGCGAGCAAGACCTCCACCCGCGACCCGAAGTCCGCGTACCGGCGCGGCGGCGAGCGCTCGCACAGCGGCGCCCAGGGCCCCACCCGGGACCAGCTCTACGAGGAGGCGAGGAAGCGCGACATCCACGGCCGCTCCTCGATGAGCAAGCAGCAGCTCGCCGACGCCCTGGGCCGCTGA
- a CDS encoding L-histidine N(alpha)-methyltransferase: MTTSLSYVHGYSDHEARRLEDQADTLAALLHGGTSYPAGSRVLEVGCGVGAQTVHLVAASPEAEFVAVDISAESLAEARARVTDQTPAARVTWLRADLFQLPFPEASFDHIFVCFVLEHLTAPQRALTTLRRLLKPGGTLTVIEGDHGSAFFHPHSAYARAAIDCQVRLQADAGGNALIGRELYPLLTSAGYTRVTVRPRTVYADNSRPALVGGFTRSTFIGMIAAVRDRAVAAGLTTAADWDRGITDLHRTTDADGTFHYTFFKGEAVRPESD, encoded by the coding sequence ATGACGACATCCCTCTCCTACGTCCACGGCTACTCCGACCACGAGGCCCGCCGCCTGGAGGACCAGGCGGACACCCTCGCCGCCCTGCTCCACGGGGGCACGTCCTACCCCGCGGGAAGCCGGGTCCTGGAGGTCGGCTGCGGGGTCGGCGCGCAGACCGTGCACCTGGTGGCGGCGAGCCCCGAGGCCGAGTTCGTCGCCGTGGACATCTCCGCGGAGTCCCTCGCCGAGGCCAGGGCCCGGGTGACGGACCAGACCCCGGCGGCCCGGGTGACCTGGCTGCGGGCGGACCTATTCCAACTCCCTTTCCCCGAAGCGTCCTTCGACCACATCTTCGTCTGCTTCGTCCTGGAACACCTGACGGCCCCGCAGCGGGCGCTCACCACCCTGCGCCGCCTCCTCAAGCCCGGCGGTACCCTCACGGTCATCGAGGGCGATCACGGCTCGGCGTTCTTCCACCCCCACAGCGCCTACGCCCGCGCGGCGATCGACTGCCAGGTCCGCCTCCAGGCCGACGCGGGAGGCAACGCGCTGATCGGCCGCGAGCTGTACCCCCTGCTGACCTCCGCCGGCTACACCCGGGTGACGGTCCGCCCCCGCACGGTCTACGCCGACAACTCCCGCCCGGCGCTGGTCGGCGGCTTCACCCGGAGCACCTTCATCGGCATGATCGCAGCGGTCCGCGACCGAGCGGTGGCCGCGGGCCTGACGACCGCCGCCGACTGGGACCGGGGCATCACGGACCTGCACCGCACGACGGACGCGGACGGCACGTTCCACTACACGTTCTTCAAGGGCGAGGCGGTCCGCCCGGAGTCGGACTGA
- a CDS encoding phage holin family protein, whose translation MTQVTQDAPHRTEAGAQEPVGELVQRATQQLSQLVRDEMRLAQAEMTVKGKRFGRGGGLFGGAGLMAVITLQALVATAIAALSLVLDVWAAALIVTGVLACVTAVMAALGRKEFAKASPPKPEQTMDSVRADVAEIKEKAHR comes from the coding sequence ATGACCCAGGTGACCCAGGACGCGCCGCACCGCACGGAGGCCGGGGCGCAGGAACCGGTGGGCGAGCTGGTGCAGCGCGCGACGCAGCAGTTGTCGCAACTGGTGCGCGACGAGATGCGTCTGGCGCAGGCCGAGATGACCGTGAAGGGCAAACGCTTCGGACGCGGCGGGGGCCTCTTCGGCGGCGCCGGCCTGATGGCCGTCATCACCCTTCAGGCCCTGGTGGCCACGGCGATCGCCGCGTTGTCGCTGGTGCTCGACGTGTGGGCCGCCGCGCTGATCGTCACGGGTGTCCTGGCGTGCGTCACCGCCGTCATGGCGGCGCTCGGCAGGAAGGAGTTCGCCAAGGCGTCCCCGCCGAAGCCGGAACAGACCATGGACAGCGTCAGGGCCGATGTGGCCGAGATCAAGGAGAAGGCACACCGATGA
- a CDS encoding SpoIIE family protein phosphatase produces the protein MSSADDPGPRDAPPDAALADTVRGTGASLGALYLLAPDERVLRLSLLCGASAEVAAPWATVTVNAPSPVATAVREERLVWMAGRDELVRAYPRSAMALPYPLSLAAAPVTGARRWGALLLLWPTDSRPPHMTARERANIMAGCRRLARLLEDADGPADVSGRGAGPPRVVPVAAGGRPASPAAAAADFAERLPGGSCALDLEGRFTYLSSGACELLGRDADHLLGTLPWHSLRWLDDPVHEERYRAALLSRRPVTFTACRPPDRWLDFHLYPDASGISVRVTPTGTPEPVPPVEQRPVWPAGVGRLYQLVHLAAGLTEVVGVQDVIDLVADQIMPAFGAQGLVLSAAEGGRLRITGTRGYPPVTVGRLDGLPVDTTLTPAGQALSSGVPAFFGDPEELRRAYPEAQRMSDKHAWAFLPLIVSGRPVGCCILSYDRPHTFTAEDRAVLTSLAGLVAQAMDRARLYDAKHALAHSLQAALLPRTLPTVPGLRVAARYLPATRGMDIGGDFYDLIPLGDGAVAAVIGDVQGHNAAAAALMGQVSTAVHAYAARGADPDEVLSATNRLLAGFGPELFTSCLYAHLDLASGRAALASAGHPPPLVRREGSARPLDVVPGPLLGVDPDASFPVTDVALGAGHVLAFYTDGLVETPGADIEEAIADLAVELGRAGPRAPDLLIDHLLGHSPAAGRRADDIAVLVLHYAPDEQVP, from the coding sequence GTGTCGAGCGCGGATGATCCGGGCCCGCGGGACGCTCCCCCGGACGCCGCGCTCGCGGACACGGTCCGGGGCACCGGCGCGTCCCTGGGCGCCCTGTATCTGCTCGCCCCCGACGAGCGGGTCCTGCGCCTGTCTTTGCTGTGCGGGGCGTCGGCCGAGGTCGCCGCGCCGTGGGCGACGGTCACGGTGAACGCGCCCTCCCCGGTGGCCACCGCCGTCCGCGAGGAGCGTCTCGTCTGGATGGCGGGCCGGGACGAACTGGTGCGGGCCTATCCGCGCAGCGCGATGGCGCTGCCGTACCCCCTCTCGCTGGCCGCCGCGCCGGTCACCGGGGCACGGCGGTGGGGCGCGCTGCTGCTGTTGTGGCCGACCGACAGCCGCCCGCCGCACATGACCGCGCGCGAACGGGCCAACATCATGGCCGGCTGCCGTCGGCTGGCCCGACTGCTGGAGGACGCGGACGGGCCGGCCGATGTGTCCGGCCGGGGTGCCGGTCCGCCGCGGGTGGTCCCGGTCGCGGCCGGCGGCCGTCCCGCGAGCCCGGCGGCCGCCGCGGCCGACTTCGCCGAGCGGCTGCCCGGCGGGAGCTGCGCCCTGGACCTGGAGGGCCGGTTCACCTATCTCAGCTCGGGCGCCTGCGAACTGCTGGGCCGTGACGCCGACCATCTGCTCGGCACCCTGCCCTGGCACTCCCTGCGCTGGCTGGACGATCCGGTCCACGAGGAGCGCTACCGGGCCGCCCTGCTCAGCCGGCGGCCGGTGACGTTCACCGCGTGCCGCCCGCCCGACCGGTGGCTGGACTTCCACCTCTACCCCGACGCCAGCGGCATCAGCGTCCGCGTCACGCCCACCGGCACACCGGAGCCGGTGCCGCCCGTCGAGCAGCGGCCCGTGTGGCCCGCCGGGGTCGGCCGGCTCTACCAACTCGTGCACCTGGCGGCCGGGTTGACCGAGGTCGTCGGGGTCCAGGACGTCATCGACCTGGTCGCCGACCAGATCATGCCCGCCTTCGGCGCCCAGGGCCTGGTGCTGTCCGCGGCCGAGGGCGGCAGGCTGCGCATCACCGGCACCCGCGGCTATCCGCCGGTGACCGTCGGCCGCCTCGACGGCCTGCCCGTGGACACCACGCTGACCCCCGCGGGACAGGCCCTGAGCAGCGGCGTGCCCGCGTTCTTCGGCGACCCCGAGGAACTGCGGCGGGCCTACCCCGAGGCCCAGCGGATGAGCGACAAGCACGCGTGGGCGTTCCTGCCGCTGATCGTCTCCGGCCGCCCCGTCGGCTGCTGCATCCTCTCCTACGACCGTCCCCACACGTTCACCGCCGAGGACCGGGCCGTCCTGACCTCGCTCGCCGGGCTCGTCGCCCAGGCCATGGACCGCGCCCGTCTCTACGACGCCAAACACGCGCTCGCCCACAGCCTCCAGGCGGCGCTGCTCCCGCGCACCCTGCCCACGGTCCCCGGGCTGCGGGTGGCCGCCCGCTATCTGCCCGCCACCCGGGGCATGGACATCGGCGGCGACTTCTACGACCTGATCCCGCTCGGCGACGGCGCCGTGGCCGCCGTCATCGGGGACGTCCAGGGCCACAACGCCGCCGCGGCCGCCCTGATGGGACAGGTCAGCACCGCCGTGCACGCCTACGCGGCCCGCGGCGCGGACCCCGACGAGGTGCTGTCCGCCACCAACCGGCTGCTCGCCGGCTTCGGCCCCGAGCTGTTCACGAGCTGTCTCTACGCCCATCTCGACCTGGCGTCGGGACGCGCCGCCCTGGCGAGCGCCGGGCACCCCCCGCCGCTGGTGCGGCGAGAGGGTTCCGCCCGGCCGCTCGACGTCGTCCCGGGGCCGCTGCTGGGCGTCGACCCCGACGCGTCCTTCCCCGTGACCGATGTCGCGCTCGGCGCGGGTCACGTCCTCGCCTTCTACACCGACGGGCTGGTGGAGACGCCGGGGGCCGACATCGAGGAGGCGATCGCCGACCTGGCCGTGGAGCTGGGCCGGGCCGGCCCGCGGGCCCCTGACCTGCTGATCGACCATCTCCTCGGACACTCCCCGGCGGCCGGCCGGCGCGCCGACGACATCGCCGTGCTCGTCCTGCACTACGCGCCGGACGAGCAGGTTCCGTGA
- a CDS encoding cold-shock protein, which yields MAQGTVKWFNSEKGFGFIEQDGGGPDVFAHYSNIATQGFRELQEGQRVSFDVTQGQKGPQAENIVPA from the coding sequence ATGGCACAGGGAACCGTGAAGTGGTTCAACTCTGAAAAGGGTTTCGGTTTCATCGAGCAGGACGGCGGCGGCCCCGACGTCTTCGCTCACTACTCGAACATCGCGACGCAGGGCTTCCGTGAGCTCCAGGAGGGCCAGCGGGTCTCCTTCGACGTCACGCAGGGCCAGAAGGGCCCGCAGGCGGAGAACATCGTCCCCGCCTGA
- a CDS encoding oxygenase MpaB family protein: MLTDVRELLGRSLFHRVAGPDGPATRARIHGTPGPRWFGPDRPIRTVHGDASMFIGGIAALLLQSLHPQAMAAVAAHSGYRGDPWGRLQRTSTFLAVTTYGTADDAQRAVDHVRAIHERIRGRTAEGLEYHAGDPHLLGWVHAAETHCFLRAHRRYGAHPLDTAGYDAYVADTARVAEALGVLDPPRDLRELSERLAAYRPELRAGADARAAARFLLVRPPLPLAARPFYGGLAANAVALLPPWARSMLWLPRLPVVDALAVRPAGHALTRTIRWAMNPPPQRRDGD; the protein is encoded by the coding sequence ATGCTGACGGACGTGCGTGAGCTGCTGGGCAGAAGCCTGTTCCACCGGGTGGCGGGCCCCGACGGACCGGCCACCCGCGCCCGCATCCACGGCACACCCGGACCCCGCTGGTTCGGCCCCGACCGCCCGATCCGCACGGTCCACGGCGACGCCTCCATGTTCATCGGGGGCATCGCCGCCCTGCTGCTCCAGTCCCTGCACCCGCAGGCCATGGCCGCCGTCGCCGCCCACTCCGGCTACCGCGGCGACCCGTGGGGGCGGCTCCAGCGCACCAGCACCTTCCTGGCCGTGACGACCTACGGCACCGCCGACGACGCCCAGCGGGCGGTGGACCACGTCCGCGCCATCCACGAGCGGATCCGGGGCAGGACCGCCGAGGGCCTGGAGTACCACGCGGGCGACCCGCATCTGCTCGGCTGGGTGCACGCGGCCGAGACCCACTGCTTCCTGCGCGCCCACCGGCGCTACGGGGCCCACCCCCTCGACACCGCCGGCTACGACGCCTACGTCGCCGACACCGCCCGGGTCGCCGAGGCCCTCGGGGTCCTCGACCCGCCCCGTGACCTGCGGGAGCTGTCCGAGCGTCTGGCCGCCTACCGGCCCGAGCTGCGCGCCGGTGCCGACGCCCGGGCCGCCGCCCGCTTCCTGCTGGTGCGGCCGCCGCTGCCCTTGGCGGCACGCCCGTTCTACGGCGGGCTGGCCGCGAACGCCGTGGCGCTGCTGCCGCCGTGGGCCCGGTCGATGCTGTGGCTGCCCCGGCTCCCCGTGGTGGACGCCCTCGCCGTCCGCCCGGCCGGGCACGCGCTCACCCGGACCATCCGCTGGGCGATGAACCCGCCCCCGCAGCGTCGCGACGGGGACTGA
- a CDS encoding DUF3618 domain-containing protein has protein sequence MTKDERQTPEELRGQVEATREELGRTVQALAARTDVKARAREKADQGMRLARSHRTPLIAAASALAALLVALEVRKRH, from the coding sequence ATGACCAAGGACGAGCGGCAGACACCCGAGGAGCTGCGCGGGCAGGTCGAGGCGACCCGCGAGGAGCTGGGCCGGACCGTGCAGGCGCTCGCGGCCAGGACGGACGTCAAGGCCCGGGCGCGCGAGAAGGCGGACCAGGGCATGCGTCTGGCGCGGTCGCACCGTACGCCGCTGATCGCGGCGGCGAGCGCGCTGGCGGCGCTGCTGGTCGCCCTGGAGGTCAGGAAGCGGCACTGA